The sequence GCGGCCGGCGGTACGCTCCCTCCGACCCGCGCCGCCCGTCGTTCGGGCCATTCCCCCGGTCGGCCGGACCGGCAGCAGCCGGCCGACCCCCACCGCGCGCCGGTCTCCGCGCGCGCAACGCCTCGGGGTCGCCGGTCGGCAGGTCGTAGGCCACTTCGAGCGGCCCGAAACACTCCAGGCAGGCGAAGGCCGGGCTCAGCGGGTAGCGGGTGCCGCACTCCCGGCAGGACAGCGCGGCGGCCGGTCCCAACGGTGCGGGTACTCCGGCGTCCTGGGCGCCCTGGCCGCGGACCCTCACCACGCCCACCAGGCCCACCCCTCCGACCAGCAGAGCCACACCCCCGACCAACCGGACAACACCACCCCCCAACCGACCCCCACGGGGAACCTGCCGGCCCGCTCCAGCGGTGGATCGCACTGGTGACGTGGCCGGAAAGGCCGGCCTGGTTCGCGGTGTCCGGTGCTCCACCACGGCCTTCGGCCTGGGGGCACCCCCGCATCGCAAGGCGGTGGGGGCGCCTCCCGGACGCCAGGCCAGGGAGAGATCGCCCTCGTACCGGGCGTGCTCGGGCGCCTCCGACAACGCCGGGGCCGCTCCCCCTGGCTTCGCCGGAGGTGCCCCCACCCGCCGAAGGCAGGGGGAGAGTGCGCGTGCCAGGCGCCGCGGACCCGGGGGCGCCTCACGGCCGTCAGGCCAGGGGGAGGGACTTCCCCCACCCGGCCCGGCCCCACGCCCGGCCGGTCGGCACTGCGTCCGCCGCGCGCGCCTGCTCACGGTCGGGTGGGGCGCAGCGCGCGGTCGACCAGGGCGGGGGCGGAGCCCAGGTAGGTGACGGGGTCGAGGAGGTGACGCAGGCGCTGGGGGGTCAGCGCGGCAGCGAGGGCCGGGTCCGCGCGCAGGGCGTCCTCGAGTTCGACGTCCTCCTCGACCGCGCGGCGGACGGCGCGGTCGAGGAGGGATCGCGCCTCACCGCGGCCGATCAGGGCAGTGAGTGCGGCGGCAAGGTGCTCGGTGGCGATGAGGCCGTCCGTCGCGTCGAGGTTCGCGCGCATCCGGTGCGGGTGGACCCGCAGGTCCTCGACGAGTTCGACGGCGTCGCGGGCGGCGCCGCCGACGAGGCGCAGCGCCTCGCGCAGCGGCTGCCACTCGGCGTGCCAGGCGCCGGCGGGGCGTTCGTCCTCGCCGGCGAGCGAGCCGAACAGGACGGCGGCGAGCGCGGGGACCTGGCGGGCGGCGGCCGCGATGAGGGTGGCGCGTACGGGGTTGGCCTTGTGCGGCATGGCGGAGGAGCCCCCGCCGCTGCCTTCGGACAGCTCGCCGATCTCGGTCCTGGACAGCACCAGCACGTCGGCCGCGACCTTGCCGAGGGCGCCGGCCGCGAAGGCCAGCGCACCGGCGAGGTCCGCGACGGGGGTGCGGAGTGTGTGCCAGGGCAGCGCGGGCTCGGCGAGGCCGGTCTCGGCGGCATACCCGGCGAGCAGCCGCAGGCCGATGTCGCCGTCGCGCGCGCTGTCACTGTCGTGCGCGCCGGCCCCGTCCCGCGCGCTGCCGTCGTCGGCCCCGGCGAACGCCGCGAAGGCGGCCAACGTCCCTGCCGCACCGCCGAGTTGAGCGGGCAGCGAGTTCTGTACGGCCGCGAGCCGGTCGCGTCCGGCAAGCAGCAGAGACCGCCAGCCGGCCGCCTTCAGCCCGAACGTGGTGGGGACGGCGTGCTGGGTCAGGGTGCGGCCGGGCAGTGGCGTGTCGCGGTGCTCGGCGGCGAGCCGGGCCAGCGCGCCGGCCGCGCGGCCCAGGTCGGCCAGCACCGTCGCCAGCGTGCGGGAGGCGACCAGCATCGTGGCCGTGTCCAGGATGTCCTGGCTGGTCGCGCCGCGGTGGACGAACTCGCCTGCGGCCGGGTCGAGTTCGGCGGTGGCGGCCGTCAGGTTCGCGACCAGCGGGATGACCGGGTTGCCGCCGGCGCGGGAACGCAGCGCCAGGTCGCGTACGTCGTAGCGGCCGGTCACCGCGGCGGCCGCCGTGACCGCGGCCGCCGCCGACGCCGGGGCCAGCCCCAGCGCGGCCTGGGCGCGGGTGAGCGCGGCCTCGGCGTCGAGCATGGCGCGCACGTACGCGGCGTCGCCCGTGGCGGCCTCGGCCGCGGACCCGGCCCGCCCTGGGGCGAGCAGGCCGAAGTCCTCGGCGGCGTCGGCGGGTTCGCGCCAAGGCTCGGGTCCAGTGGGATCGGTGGGATCAGTGGGAGGAGTGGGATCAGTCGAAGGCAAGGAAGACCGTCTCCTCGTGCACGCCGTCGGACTGCAGACGGATGTCGAACCGCAGGACGCCCGGCGCCGCGCCCTCGTCGGGGGTGGCCAGCAGCGTGGCGCGGCGGGCCGGGCTCAGCGCGGCGAGCAGCGGGTCGGCCTCCACGTCGGTGCGCCCGGGCAGGTAGACCCGCGTGTGCAGGTGGTGCAGCAGGCCGCGGGCGAAGACGATGAGCGCCAGGTACGGCACCCCGCCCGGCGGCAGCGTACGGATCGCGTAGCGGCCGTCGGCGTCGGTGGTGACCCGGCCGAAGCCGGTGAAGACCACGCCGTCGCGGCCGATCACCCGGCCGTCGACGGGGTCCCGGCGCAGCGAGCCGGGCGCGCCGGTGCGGGAGCCGTCGGGGGCGGGCTGCCAGATCTCCAGGAGGGCGTCGGGCACGGGCTGTCCGGCGCCGTCGTGGACCCGGCCGTGGACGGTGAGGGTGTCGGGGTGGCCGGTGGGCGCGATGTCGCCG comes from Streptomyces sp. NBC_00448 and encodes:
- the pcaG gene encoding protocatechuate 3,4-dioxygenase subunit alpha, yielding MSLAPTPSQTVGPFYGYALPFAKGGDIAPTGHPDTLTVHGRVHDGAGQPVPDALLEIWQPAPDGSRTGAPGSLRRDPVDGRVIGRDGVVFTGFGRVTTDADGRYAIRTLPPGGVPYLALIVFARGLLHHLHTRVYLPGRTDVEADPLLAALSPARRATLLATPDEGAAPGVLRFDIRLQSDGVHEETVFLAFD
- the pcaB gene encoding 3-carboxy-cis,cis-muconate cycloisomerase: MLAPGRAGSAAEAATGDAAYVRAMLDAEAALTRAQAALGLAPASAAAAVTAAAAVTGRYDVRDLALRSRAGGNPVIPLVANLTAATAELDPAAGEFVHRGATSQDILDTATMLVASRTLATVLADLGRAAGALARLAAEHRDTPLPGRTLTQHAVPTTFGLKAAGWRSLLLAGRDRLAAVQNSLPAQLGGAAGTLAAFAAFAGADDGSARDGAGAHDSDSARDGDIGLRLLAGYAAETGLAEPALPWHTLRTPVADLAGALAFAAGALGKVAADVLVLSRTEIGELSEGSGGGSSAMPHKANPVRATLIAAAARQVPALAAVLFGSLAGEDERPAGAWHAEWQPLREALRLVGGAARDAVELVEDLRVHPHRMRANLDATDGLIATEHLAAALTALIGRGEARSLLDRAVRRAVEEDVELEDALRADPALAAALTPQRLRHLLDPVTYLGSAPALVDRALRPTRP